In a genomic window of Deinococcus aquiradiocola:
- a CDS encoding CTP synthase → MKYIFVTGGVVSSLGKGVATASLGALLRARGYKVTAVKVDPYINIDAGTMRPYEHGEVFVTASGAETDLDLGNYERFLDLDVPEGSNLTTGQVYQEVIRRERAGDYLSQTVQVIPHVTDEIKRRIRTAGEKAGAEIVIVEVGGTVGDMESLPFLEAIRQFRFDEGEENTLYLHLTLVPYLGTSNEFKTKPTQHSVAALRSYGISPDIVMVRSKERLPEDITKKIALFTSVRANRVFSSYDVPHVYEVPTALEEQGLGKAVEALLHLEPNLPNLSVWQKAVRVIKAPAREVTIALAGKYTAMPDAYLSLLESLTHAGIANDARVNIRWVNAEELEGDPASYFQDVHGILVPGGFGIRGIEGKIRAAQYARTQKVPYLGICLGMQIAVIEYARHVVGLDGANSTEFDPYAQHKVIDLMPEQLEVAGMGGTMRLGDWPMDLLGGTRIAQLYGVPQGGTVKERHRHRFEVNPAYTAQLQAAGLVISGVTPGVAGRGAGLVESIELTDHPFFVAMQAHPEFKSRPMRPSPPFAGFIAAALDR, encoded by the coding sequence ATGAAATACATTTTTGTCACGGGCGGCGTCGTGTCCAGCCTCGGGAAAGGCGTGGCCACCGCGTCCCTCGGCGCACTCCTGCGCGCACGCGGGTACAAGGTCACGGCCGTCAAGGTCGACCCCTACATCAACATCGACGCGGGCACCATGCGCCCCTACGAGCACGGTGAAGTCTTCGTGACCGCCAGCGGCGCCGAAACGGACCTCGACCTCGGCAACTACGAACGCTTCCTCGACCTCGACGTACCCGAAGGCAGCAACCTCACCACCGGACAGGTGTACCAGGAAGTCATCCGCCGCGAACGCGCGGGCGACTACCTCTCCCAGACCGTCCAGGTCATCCCGCACGTCACCGACGAGATCAAACGCCGCATCCGCACCGCGGGCGAGAAGGCCGGCGCGGAAATCGTGATCGTCGAGGTGGGCGGCACGGTCGGCGACATGGAAAGCCTCCCCTTCCTCGAAGCGATCCGCCAGTTCCGTTTCGACGAAGGTGAAGAGAACACCCTGTACCTGCACCTCACGCTCGTCCCGTACCTCGGCACCAGCAACGAATTCAAGACCAAACCCACCCAGCACTCCGTCGCGGCGCTCCGCAGCTACGGCATCAGCCCCGACATCGTCATGGTGCGCAGCAAGGAACGCCTCCCCGAGGACATCACAAAGAAGATCGCGCTGTTCACCAGCGTCCGCGCGAACCGCGTCTTCTCCAGCTACGACGTCCCCCACGTCTACGAAGTCCCCACCGCCCTTGAAGAACAGGGGCTCGGCAAGGCCGTCGAAGCGCTCCTGCACCTCGAACCGAACCTCCCGAACCTCAGCGTCTGGCAGAAGGCCGTGCGCGTCATCAAGGCCCCCGCCCGCGAAGTCACCATTGCGCTCGCCGGGAAGTACACCGCCATGCCCGACGCGTACCTCAGCCTCCTCGAAAGCCTCACGCACGCCGGCATCGCCAACGACGCGCGCGTCAACATCCGCTGGGTGAACGCCGAGGAACTCGAAGGCGACCCCGCCTCGTACTTCCAGGACGTGCACGGCATCCTCGTGCCCGGCGGGTTCGGCATTCGCGGCATCGAAGGCAAGATCCGCGCCGCCCAGTACGCCCGCACCCAGAAGGTCCCGTACCTCGGCATCTGCCTCGGCATGCAGATCGCCGTCATCGAGTACGCCCGCCACGTCGTCGGCCTCGACGGCGCCAACAGCACCGAATTCGACCCCTACGCCCAGCACAAGGTCATCGACCTGATGCCCGAACAGCTCGAAGTGGCCGGCATGGGCGGCACCATGCGCCTCGGCGACTGGCCCATGGACCTCCTCGGCGGCACCCGCATCGCGCAGCTGTACGGCGTCCCGCAGGGCGGCACCGTCAAGGAACGCCACCGCCACCGCTTCGAAGTGAACCCCGCCTACACCGCGCAACTCCAGGCGGCCGGACTCGTCATCAGCGGCGTCACCCCCGGCGTCGCCGGACGCGGCGCCGGCCTCGTCGAGAGCATCGAACTCACCGACCACCCCTTCTTCGTCGCCATGCAGGCCCACCCCGAATTCAAGAGCCGCCCCATGCGGCCCAGCCCGCCCTTCGCGGGCTTCATCGCCGCCGCCCTCGACCGCTGA
- the lysS gene encoding lysine--tRNA ligase — protein MSDAPHHTTGDQPARPSRDGLHEQTVARLNNQDAQTAAGFPAHPYSYPRTHTAAQLLAAHPAGAGTPLEAGQAWPDETYALAGRIMQFRHMGGAAFADLQDQSGTVQVYFGKKVTQAFATTKNIDLGDIVGVKGTPFVTKTGQLTLEVHDWQPLVKSLHPLPSKFHGLADEELRARRRYVDLMINPHSRAVFQTRAAVVRHIRRFLDERDFMEVEGPTLQVVPGGTEAKPFKTHHNALDHEFSLRISLELYLKRLLVGGFERVYEIGRNYRNEGIDRTHNPEFTMLEAYFAYGDYNDMMVLVETLLHDLVVSIKGEAKLTYQGRELDFSLPFRRLDFVTALREQAKMDFDPLDLPRLRQWSDEHHPEHRKTPDYKLLDKLGGEYVEPLLQNPTFLTDMPLVISPLVKTHRERDGLAERADLYVAGFELAPIYSELNDALDQRARFEAQTARRDAGDDEAHEQDEDFLLALEYGMPPTAGMGMGIDRLTMILADRDSIRDVLLFPLLRPETRHPEPAQTEAPQTEAGTAEQA, from the coding sequence ATGTCAGACGCACCGCACCACACCACGGGCGACCAGCCGGCCCGCCCCAGCCGCGATGGCCTGCACGAGCAGACCGTCGCCCGCCTGAACAACCAGGACGCCCAGACGGCCGCCGGATTCCCCGCCCACCCGTACAGTTACCCGCGCACGCACACCGCCGCGCAGCTCCTCGCCGCGCACCCCGCAGGGGCCGGGACGCCCCTGGAGGCCGGGCAGGCGTGGCCGGACGAGACGTACGCCCTCGCGGGCCGCATCATGCAGTTCCGCCACATGGGCGGCGCGGCCTTCGCGGACCTGCAGGACCAGTCCGGGACCGTGCAGGTGTACTTCGGCAAGAAGGTCACCCAGGCCTTCGCGACCACCAAGAACATCGATCTGGGCGACATCGTCGGCGTGAAAGGCACGCCCTTCGTCACGAAGACCGGCCAGCTGACCCTCGAAGTGCACGACTGGCAGCCGCTCGTGAAGAGCCTCCACCCGCTCCCCAGCAAGTTCCACGGCCTCGCCGACGAGGAACTCCGCGCCCGCCGCCGTTACGTGGACCTGATGATCAACCCGCACAGCCGCGCCGTGTTCCAGACGCGCGCCGCCGTCGTGCGCCACATCCGCCGCTTCCTCGACGAGCGCGACTTCATGGAGGTCGAAGGCCCCACCCTGCAGGTCGTGCCGGGCGGCACCGAAGCCAAGCCCTTCAAGACGCACCACAACGCCCTCGACCACGAGTTCTCGCTGCGCATCAGCCTGGAACTGTACCTCAAGCGCCTGCTGGTGGGCGGCTTCGAACGCGTGTACGAGATCGGCCGCAACTACCGCAACGAAGGCATCGACCGCACGCACAACCCCGAATTCACCATGCTCGAAGCGTACTTCGCGTACGGCGACTACAACGACATGATGGTGCTCGTGGAGACGCTCCTGCACGACCTGGTGGTCAGCATCAAGGGCGAAGCGAAACTCACGTACCAGGGCCGCGAACTGGACTTCTCGCTGCCGTTCAGGCGCCTGGATTTCGTGACGGCCCTCCGCGAGCAGGCGAAGATGGACTTCGACCCGCTGGACCTGCCGCGCCTGCGCCAGTGGAGCGACGAGCACCACCCCGAGCACCGCAAGACGCCCGACTACAAGCTGCTCGACAAGCTCGGCGGGGAGTACGTGGAACCGCTCCTGCAGAACCCCACCTTCCTGACCGACATGCCGCTCGTGATCAGCCCGCTCGTCAAGACGCACCGCGAACGCGACGGCCTCGCCGAACGCGCCGACCTGTACGTCGCGGGCTTCGAACTCGCGCCCATCTACTCCGAACTGAACGACGCCCTCGACCAGCGCGCCCGCTTCGAGGCGCAGACGGCCCGCCGCGACGCCGGGGACGACGAAGCGCACGAACAGGATGAGGACTTCCTGCTCGCGCTGGAGTACGGCATGCCGCCCACCGCCGGGATGGGCATGGGCATCGACCGCCTCACCATGATCCTCGCGGACCGCGACAGCATCCGCGACGTGCTGCTCTTCCCGCTGCTGCGCCCCGAAACGCGCCACCCCGAACCCGCCCAGACGGAAGCCCCCCAGACCGAAGCCGGAACCGCCGAGCAGGCCTGA
- a CDS encoding GNAT family N-acetyltransferase: MDLQLLTGPRATAFIPDLVPLARAVFGDGDDFSTLPADAAEKPGLMLLLAWEGDDLLGFKMGYRRSDAHFYSWLGGVHPGARGQGVARRLMTAQHDWLASQGYTHVTTETYNRYREMLLLNITSGFDIVGTLTTLKGETKIVLRRDLIPD; this comes from the coding sequence ATGGACCTCCAGCTGCTCACCGGCCCGCGCGCCACCGCCTTCATCCCGGACCTCGTGCCGCTCGCGCGCGCCGTCTTCGGGGACGGGGACGACTTCAGCACCCTGCCCGCCGACGCGGCCGAAAAGCCCGGCCTGATGCTGCTCCTCGCCTGGGAGGGCGACGACCTCCTCGGCTTCAAGATGGGGTACCGGCGCAGCGACGCGCACTTCTACAGCTGGCTGGGCGGCGTGCACCCCGGCGCGCGCGGGCAGGGCGTCGCCCGCCGACTCATGACCGCGCAGCACGACTGGCTGGCCTCGCAGGGGTACACACACGTCACCACCGAAACGTACAACCGCTACCGCGAGATGCTGCTCCTGAACATCACGTCCGGCTTCGACATCGTCGGGACGCTCACCACCCTGAAAGGCGAGACGAAGATCGTGCTCCGCCGGGACCTCATCCCGGACTGA
- the miaA gene encoding tRNA (adenosine(37)-N6)-dimethylallyltransferase MiaA: MPADPAPTPVQILTAPTASGKTGLSIALAAQAGDVEIVSADAFLVYRGLNVGTAKPDAAEQRGIPHHLIDVADPDENYDVAQYVRAAEAAVTDILARGRRPLVVGGTGFYLTALLQGLPLTPRSDAHARAALETELQARGLDALLAEIEASSPAEARRMERNPRRVLRALEVYRATGRWPGEYGRTTPAHTYHVTAFAPPQADLETRIAERTVRMFRAGWPQEAAWLASRVDPATQPRPTVWQTLGYDAALAAWRGELPQDEAVRRVTLATRQYARRQLTWMRGQLRAPLLTPDEAARQLARHLHLKA, translated from the coding sequence GTGCCCGCCGATCCCGCCCCCACCCCGGTCCAGATCCTGACGGCCCCCACCGCGTCCGGCAAGACGGGCCTGTCCATCGCGCTGGCCGCGCAGGCAGGCGACGTGGAGATCGTGTCCGCCGACGCCTTCCTCGTGTACCGGGGCCTGAACGTCGGGACGGCCAAACCGGACGCGGCGGAGCAGCGCGGCATCCCGCACCACCTGATCGATGTGGCCGACCCCGACGAGAACTACGACGTGGCGCAGTACGTCCGCGCGGCAGAAGCGGCCGTGACGGACATCCTGGCGCGTGGGCGGCGACCCCTGGTGGTGGGCGGCACGGGCTTCTACCTCACGGCACTCCTGCAGGGCCTGCCCCTCACACCGCGCAGTGACGCGCACGCCCGCGCCGCCCTGGAAACCGAACTGCAGGCGCGCGGCCTGGACGCCCTGCTCGCCGAGATCGAGGCGAGCAGCCCCGCCGAGGCCCGCCGCATGGAACGCAACCCGCGCCGCGTGCTGCGCGCCCTGGAAGTGTACCGCGCGACCGGACGCTGGCCCGGCGAGTACGGCCGCACCACGCCCGCCCACACGTACCACGTGACGGCCTTCGCGCCCCCACAGGCGGACCTGGAGACGAGGATCGCGGAGCGAACGGTCCGCATGTTCCGCGCCGGGTGGCCGCAGGAGGCCGCGTGGCTCGCCTCGCGCGTGGACCCCGCCACGCAGCCGCGCCCGACCGTGTGGCAGACCCTCGGGTACGACGCGGCCCTCGCCGCCTGGCGCGGCGAACTCCCGCAGGACGAAGCGGTGCGGCGCGTGACGCTCGCCACCCGCCAGTACGCCAGGCGGCAGCTCACGTGGATGCGCGGACAGCTCCGCGCGCCGCTGCTCACGCCGGACGAGGCCGCCCGGCAGCTCGCCCGGCACCTGCACCTGAAGGCCTGA
- a CDS encoding Hsp20/alpha crystallin family protein: MNEPVLARLNHLMHLREEVEEVGTAFPWEPAADWLDLDTHLLLVMDVPGLDPDHLELLEDGDEVTVAGERDERLGGTTLRRERPGGRFSRTLAFPEPVLPGTAEASLKGGVLQVRFEKRRKTWLQLEPGESTP, from the coding sequence ATGAACGAGCCTGTCCTCGCCCGGCTGAACCACCTGATGCACCTGCGTGAAGAGGTGGAGGAGGTCGGCACCGCCTTTCCCTGGGAGCCTGCCGCCGACTGGCTGGATCTCGACACGCACCTGCTCCTCGTGATGGACGTGCCGGGCCTCGACCCGGACCACCTGGAACTGCTGGAGGACGGCGACGAGGTCACGGTCGCCGGGGAGCGTGACGAGCGTCTCGGCGGGACGACGCTGCGCCGCGAGCGTCCCGGCGGGCGCTTCAGCCGCACCCTGGCCTTCCCGGAGCCGGTGCTGCCCGGCACGGCCGAGGCGAGCCTGAAGGGCGGCGTGCTGCAGGTGCGGTTCGAGAAGCGCCGCAAGACGTGGCTGCAGCTGGAACCCGGCGAATCCACCCCCTGA
- a CDS encoding S8 family serine peptidase — MIRASLLTLTLLASGGTDAIRVVVPALPPTTTPRPTLPATPTPATPLPTTGTPVRPLPAAPTPRPPGDPYYPQQWNLAQIHIEDAWAVTPGEPVTVAVLDTGYVRSDELGTREVNGYDFVSDPARSGDGDGRDADASGVGPFAFHAETVANLIGAARDGRGAVGVNPDARIVHVRVAGTDGTIAVQDLADAVRWAGGLNVPGTPVNRTPARVLNLSLFVDFIPLTGCDARVRAAIDAVTARGVLVVAGAANDGRDAAGYTPAACPNVLTVTAVDRAGQRPAYANWGARVALAAPGGSDTDPLPLWSAGAPLLRDGTSFAAPQVAGVASLMMGVNPALKPADVTRLLKASAAPFPAGRCEPASALHTCGSGIVNAGAALRLVANR; from the coding sequence ATGATCCGCGCCTCGCTGCTCACCCTCACCCTGCTCGCGTCCGGCGGGACGGACGCCATCCGCGTGGTGGTGCCCGCCCTGCCGCCCACCACCACGCCCCGTCCCACCCTCCCGGCGACCCCCACCCCGGCGACCCCCCTGCCGACGACTGGCACGCCCGTCCGTCCGCTGCCCGCCGCGCCCACGCCGCGTCCGCCCGGCGACCCGTACTACCCGCAGCAGTGGAACCTCGCGCAGATCCACATAGAGGACGCGTGGGCCGTCACGCCCGGCGAGCCCGTCACCGTCGCCGTGCTCGACACCGGCTACGTGAGAAGCGACGAGCTCGGCACGCGCGAGGTGAACGGCTACGACTTCGTGAGCGATCCCGCCCGCAGCGGCGACGGGGACGGCCGCGACGCCGACGCGAGCGGCGTGGGACCGTTCGCGTTCCACGCGGAGACGGTCGCGAACTTGATTGGCGCGGCCCGCGACGGCCGGGGCGCGGTCGGCGTGAACCCGGACGCGCGCATCGTGCACGTGCGCGTGGCCGGCACGGACGGCACCATCGCCGTGCAGGACCTCGCGGACGCCGTGCGCTGGGCGGGCGGCCTGAACGTGCCCGGCACGCCCGTGAACCGCACGCCCGCCCGCGTACTGAACCTCAGCCTGTTCGTGGACTTCATCCCCCTGACCGGCTGCGACGCCCGCGTCCGAGCCGCCATTGACGCCGTCACGGCGCGCGGCGTGCTCGTCGTGGCGGGCGCCGCGAACGACGGGCGGGACGCCGCCGGGTACACGCCCGCCGCCTGCCCGAACGTGCTGACCGTGACGGCCGTCGACCGCGCCGGGCAGCGCCCCGCCTACGCCAACTGGGGCGCGCGCGTCGCGCTGGCCGCACCCGGCGGGTCCGACACCGACCCCCTCCCGCTCTGGAGTGCGGGCGCGCCGCTCCTGCGGGACGGCACGAGCTTCGCCGCGCCGCAGGTGGCGGGCGTCGCGAGCCTGATGATGGGCGTCAACCCCGCCCTGAAGCCCGCCGACGTGACGCGCCTCCTGAAGGCGTCCGCCGCGCCGTTTCCCGCCGGGCGCTGCGAGCCCGCCAGTGCCCTGCACACCTGCGGGAGCGGCATCGTGAACGCCGGAGCGGCCCTGCGCCTCGTCGCGAACCGCTGA
- a CDS encoding SDR family NAD(P)-dependent oxidoreductase: MTTSSPSGHPAAPPVERRTVVLLTGASSGIGEVTARHLARQGYALVLTARRADLLARLAAELDPAGTRVLTVAADVSVQADRERLVQAAVARFGRVDVLVNNAGISIARGQWWDAPDPLRVLDVNLVSPIELVRLVLPDMRARGSGHIVNIGSVAGRVPTHGMYSASKYGLRGFSLALRRELLGSGVDVSLVSPGFVRTPLTGGARLPMPGPEIVARAVAEVLLRPRREVVTPRPYGPLSVLDAVLPGLGDVIVRRIARARYQRS, from the coding sequence ATGACGACCTCCAGCCCCTCCGGCCATCCGGCCGCGCCCCCGGTGGAGCGCCGCACGGTCGTCCTGCTGACCGGCGCGTCGAGCGGCATCGGTGAAGTCACGGCCCGCCACCTCGCCCGGCAGGGGTACGCGCTCGTCCTCACGGCGCGCCGGGCGGACCTGCTCGCGCGGCTCGCGGCGGAACTCGACCCGGCAGGCACGCGCGTGCTGACGGTCGCGGCGGACGTGAGCGTGCAGGCCGACCGCGAACGGCTGGTGCAGGCGGCCGTCGCACGCTTCGGGCGGGTGGACGTGCTCGTGAACAACGCCGGGATCAGCATCGCGCGCGGGCAGTGGTGGGACGCGCCCGACCCGCTGCGCGTGCTGGACGTGAATCTCGTCTCCCCCATCGAACTGGTGCGGCTGGTGCTGCCGGACATGCGGGCGCGCGGGAGCGGGCACATCGTGAACATCGGGTCGGTGGCGGGGCGCGTGCCGACGCACGGCATGTACTCGGCCAGCAAGTACGGCCTGCGCGGCTTCTCGCTGGCCCTGCGGCGCGAACTGCTGGGCAGCGGCGTGGACGTGAGCCTCGTGTCGCCGGGCTTCGTGCGGACACCGCTGACGGGCGGCGCGCGCCTCCCCATGCCGGGACCGGAGATCGTGGCGCGCGCCGTGGCGGAGGTACTCCTCCGGCCGCGCCGCGAGGTGGTCACGCCCCGCCCGTACGGTCCGCTCAGCGTGCTGGACGCCGTGCTGCCGGGCCTGGGGGACGTGATCGTGCGCCGCATCGCGCGCGCCCGCTACCAGCGGTCCTGA
- a CDS encoding App1 family protein encodes MSLLRPLIPVVERAVMGLDRAFSRALQPRRARGLLSLLCYCGWGSPQRVELTGRVVLPRTLKPATHGDPRWLNFTNIVRRLLSREIGGIEVRGTLYGVQARAVSDDDGFFTLCFQATPDQPFTSGWHDAELTIPGRERTSHARIQVVDDRTCAYGLISDLDDTVIQSDVTRIGRMLMTVLTGNARTRSPFPGVGSLYRALSRHTPDGLGPDLPAPARRRGRNPVFYVSSSPWNFFDLLWQFLEYRRIPLGPLFLRNWGADLLTGHGSYKHAVIERIFHAYPALRFVLVGDSGERDPEIYAEVAQKFPGRVLSIYIRDVNEGRGDARILHLREEMARIGVDMVLARDSFAAAAHAMALGLITPGELRSVAQSVERSLHLPILPF; translated from the coding sequence ATGAGCCTGCTGCGGCCCCTGATTCCTGTCGTCGAACGCGCCGTGATGGGCCTGGACCGTGCGTTCAGCCGCGCCCTGCAGCCCCGCCGGGCGCGCGGCCTGCTGAGCCTGCTGTGCTACTGCGGGTGGGGGTCACCGCAGCGCGTGGAGCTGACGGGCCGCGTCGTGCTGCCCCGCACCCTGAAGCCCGCCACGCACGGCGACCCGCGCTGGCTGAACTTCACGAACATCGTGCGCCGCCTCCTGTCCCGCGAGATCGGCGGGATCGAGGTGCGCGGCACGCTGTACGGCGTGCAGGCGCGCGCCGTGTCGGACGACGACGGCTTCTTCACCCTGTGCTTCCAGGCGACGCCGGACCAGCCGTTCACGAGCGGCTGGCACGACGCTGAACTCACCATTCCCGGCCGGGAACGCACGTCGCACGCCCGCATTCAGGTGGTGGACGACCGCACCTGCGCGTACGGCCTGATCTCCGACCTGGACGACACCGTCATCCAGAGCGACGTGACGCGCATCGGCCGCATGCTCATGACGGTCCTCACCGGCAACGCCCGCACGCGCTCCCCGTTCCCCGGTGTTGGCTCCCTGTACCGCGCGCTGTCCCGGCACACGCCGGACGGCCTGGGACCGGACCTGCCCGCCCCGGCCCGCAGGCGCGGCCGTAACCCCGTGTTCTACGTGTCGAGCAGCCCGTGGAACTTTTTCGACCTGCTGTGGCAGTTCCTGGAGTACCGCCGCATTCCGCTCGGGCCGCTGTTCCTGCGCAACTGGGGCGCGGACCTCCTGACCGGGCACGGCAGTTACAAGCACGCCGTCATCGAACGCATCTTCCATGCGTACCCGGCGCTGCGCTTCGTGCTGGTCGGCGACAGCGGGGAGCGCGACCCGGAAATCTACGCGGAGGTCGCGCAGAAGTTCCCCGGCCGCGTGCTGAGCATCTACATCCGTGACGTGAACGAGGGACGCGGCGACGCGCGCATCCTGCACCTGCGCGAGGAGATGGCACGCATCGGGGTGGACATGGTGCTCGCGCGCGACAGTTTCGCCGCTGCCGCGCATGCCATGGCGCTCGGCCTGATCACGCCCGGTGAGCTGCGCAGCGTCGCGCAGTCCGTGGAGCGCAGCCTGCACCTGCCGATCCTGCCGTTCTGA
- the alr gene encoding alanine racemase, with protein MLFRARARLNAAALAGNLEALHVRAGVPLLLPVKANAYGHGVAQVVQATRDLPAVWGYAVAMPLEAAEVAAMRPGKPVLLLTPAAPDEMSELAALGVLMSVSTPEEVAALPPGARVHLKVDTGMNRLGARPEDAVPLGEALRARGQLAGVYTHLAGADVPDLASARAQLERFRPVREAFPDVQVHAANGGGVLSFGRLPGMTLARPGLVSYGIAPDHLRDVLPLRPVLSVQARVGAVHTVRAGEAVSYGGLWTAPRDTLAATVQFGYADGYPRNATGHAQLMIRGERRAVLGRICMDQFMVDVTGLDVRPGDWLDVWGADSVHPSDVARWGGVAEYELLTGIGTRVERLLDLP; from the coding sequence ATGCTGTTCCGCGCCCGTGCCCGCCTGAATGCCGCCGCTCTCGCCGGGAACCTGGAGGCCCTGCATGTCCGGGCGGGCGTGCCGCTGCTGCTGCCCGTCAAGGCGAACGCGTACGGGCACGGGGTCGCGCAGGTGGTTCAGGCCACGCGCGACCTGCCTGCCGTGTGGGGGTACGCGGTCGCCATGCCGCTCGAAGCGGCGGAGGTCGCGGCCATGCGCCCCGGCAAGCCGGTGCTGCTGCTCACGCCTGCCGCGCCGGACGAGATGTCGGAACTCGCGGCGCTGGGCGTACTGATGAGCGTGTCCACCCCGGAGGAGGTGGCGGCCCTGCCTCCGGGCGCGCGGGTGCACCTGAAGGTCGATACCGGCATGAACCGCCTGGGGGCGCGCCCGGAGGACGCCGTGCCGCTCGGGGAGGCGCTGCGGGCGCGCGGTCAGCTGGCGGGCGTGTACACGCACCTCGCAGGTGCGGACGTGCCGGACCTCGCCAGTGCGCGCGCGCAGCTGGAACGGTTCCGGCCGGTGCGGGAGGCGTTCCCGGACGTGCAGGTGCACGCCGCGAACGGGGGCGGCGTCCTGAGCTTCGGGAGGCTGCCCGGCATGACGCTCGCCCGGCCGGGCCTCGTCAGTTACGGGATCGCGCCGGACCACCTGCGGGACGTGCTGCCGCTGCGGCCCGTGCTGAGCGTGCAGGCGCGCGTGGGTGCCGTGCATACGGTCCGGGCCGGTGAGGCCGTCAGTTACGGCGGCCTGTGGACCGCGCCGCGCGACACGCTGGCCGCGACCGTGCAGTTCGGGTACGCGGACGGCTACCCGCGCAACGCGACGGGACACGCGCAGCTCATGATCCGGGGGGAGCGGCGGGCCGTGCTGGGGCGCATCTGCATGGATCAGTTCATGGTGGACGTCACGGGCCTGGACGTGCGGCCCGGCGACTGGCTGGACGTGTGGGGCGCAGACAGCGTTCACCCCAGCGACGTGGCGCGCTGGGGTGGCGTGGCGGAGTACGAACTGCTGACCGGCATCGGGACGCGCGTGGAGCGCCTGCTGGACCTGCCCTGA
- a CDS encoding alpha/beta fold hydrolase, whose amino-acid sequence MKKRTVLTTLLVVAALGTAAALAQAAAPATTQSAAPTAPSRVPDALTAQGVTVTGNALPNAFSADRFSFPLAGFGRVGYYADTSGTGRPLLLLTSINAAASAYEVRPLFQAYRGTRPVYAMEWPGFASSDRPDIRYSPTLMTRALRQMVNLIGTDVDVVALSLGSEFAARAALEEPRIRTLALISPTGLGAAQGGTQVAAATQKAENLYGNLSNPLWASPLYTLISSKPSIFFFLKGSFEGRPDDGLVEYSYVTSHQPGARYAPLHFIGGLLFTPDAYTQLYSRVTQPTLVLYDRDAFVNFDRLPEFTASHPNAQAVRVTPTRGLPQFEQLGKVTAALDAFWAAQK is encoded by the coding sequence ATGAAGAAGCGTACCGTGCTCACCACCCTGCTCGTCGTGGCCGCCCTCGGCACAGCCGCCGCGCTCGCGCAGGCCGCCGCCCCCGCCACCACCCAATCCGCCGCGCCCACCGCACCGTCACGCGTGCCGGACGCGCTGACCGCGCAGGGCGTCACCGTCACCGGCAACGCCCTCCCGAACGCCTTCTCGGCCGACCGGTTCAGCTTCCCGCTCGCGGGCTTCGGCCGCGTCGGGTACTACGCCGACACGAGCGGCACGGGCCGCCCCCTGCTGCTCCTCACCAGCATCAACGCCGCCGCGAGCGCCTACGAGGTCCGCCCGCTCTTCCAGGCGTACCGCGGCACGCGGCCCGTGTACGCCATGGAGTGGCCCGGCTTCGCGTCCAGCGACCGCCCCGACATCCGCTACAGCCCCACCCTCATGACGCGCGCCCTGCGGCAGATGGTGAACCTGATCGGGACGGACGTGGACGTCGTCGCCCTGTCGCTCGGCAGCGAGTTCGCGGCCCGCGCCGCGCTCGAAGAACCCCGCATCCGCACCCTGGCCCTCATCAGCCCCACCGGGCTCGGCGCGGCGCAGGGCGGCACGCAGGTCGCGGCCGCCACGCAGAAGGCCGAAAACCTGTACGGCAACCTCAGCAACCCCCTGTGGGCCTCGCCGCTCTACACCCTGATCTCCAGCAAGCCCAGCATCTTCTTCTTCCTGAAGGGCAGCTTCGAGGGCCGCCCCGACGACGGCCTCGTCGAGTACAGCTACGTCACCAGCCACCAGCCGGGCGCCCGCTACGCGCCGCTGCACTTCATCGGGGGCCTGCTGTTCACGCCGGACGCGTACACGCAGCTGTACAGCAGGGTCACGCAGCCGACCCTGGTGCTGTACGACCGGGACGCCTTCGTGAACTTCGACCGCCTCCCGGAATTCACGGCCAGCCACCCGAACGCGCAGGCGGTCCGCGTCACGCCCACGCGCGGCCTCCCTCAGTTCGAGCAGCTCGGCAAGGTCACGGCCGCCCTCGACGCCTTCTGGGCTGCACAGAAGTAA